The proteins below are encoded in one region of Salvelinus namaycush isolate Seneca chromosome 32, SaNama_1.0, whole genome shotgun sequence:
- the LOC120027472 gene encoding ras-related protein Rab-25-like: MGDESYNFVFKVVLIGESGVGKSNLLSRFTQNEFNHDSRTTIGVEFSTRTVQLDNFAIKAQIWDTAGLERYRANTSAYYRGAVGALLVYDITKHLTYESVERWLKELYDHTEPHMVVMLVGNKCDLDTLRTVPTEEAKDFTEKNGLLFMETSALDSTNVEAAFQEVLTAIHKKVASREVPRVSITAVTLSSTIGPASDTQEKRSTCCKNL; encoded by the exons ATGGGTGACGAAAGCTACAACTTTGTCTTCAAAG TGGTTCTGATTGGTGAGTCTGGTGTTGGGAAAAGCAACCTGCTGTCTCGCTTCACCCAGAATGAGTTTAACCACGACAGCCGCACCACCATCGGAGTGGAGTTCAGCACCCGCACTGTTCAGCTGGATAACTTCGCCATCAAGGCTCAGATCTGGGACACGGCAGGGCTGGAGAGATACAGAGCCAACACCTCCGC gtaCTACAGAGGGGCGGTGGGGGCTCTGCTGGTGTATGACATCACCAAGCACCTAACCTATGAGAGTGTGGAGCGTTGGCTGAAGGAGCTGTACGACCACACTGAGCCCCACATGGTGGTCATGCTGGTGGGCAACAAGTGTGATCTGGATACCCTGAGGACCGTGCCCACCGAGGAGGCCAAGGACTTCACAG AAAAGAATGGCCTCTTGTTTATGGAGACGTCAGCTCTGGATTCTACCAACGTTGAAGCTGCTTTCCAGGAAGTTCTCACAG CGATCCACAAGAAGGTGGCCAGTCGAGAGGTGCCCCGCGTGTCCATCACTGCCGTGACCCTGTCCAGTACTATTGGACCAGCTAGCGACACCCAGGAGAAACGCAGTACCTGCTGCAAGAACCTCTGA